The Capsicum annuum cultivar UCD-10X-F1 chromosome 3, UCD10Xv1.1, whole genome shotgun sequence genomic sequence caaaatcaattttcaacccatgtttatgagattcaattttcaacccatacttGCTTTAACGCTTTGGCTCCTTTCAACTcgtgtatttatttttaacacaTAAGCTCCACTATTAAcctgtgctcactttcaatgcacaaggttccactttcaatcttatcaacccgtgcttttatttttaatgcatatgactccaattttaattaatattaatttttaatcatggtaaacgacagtgatatatgaagattatGCGAAGAAGAAGATCAAGATTGATTTGCCAGAAAATTTAGACCAATGGgggatttgttaggatttgtcctGAATTTCTTACCTTATTTGGATTCTACCATAATTATGTTTTACTTTGGAAATGATTTCTTAGTAGAAAAGGTTTCCTAGTAAGAAAAGATGTCTTTCCTATTAGATTTTTTTAGGTTTATTCTTTCTTGGAAGAAGAGTTTTACGTATTagatttttattatgtttattctTTCTTGGAAGAAAGTTTTATAACTCTGTAAATAGAACAACTCTCAAAGAAAGTTTTATAACTCTGTAAATAGAACAACTCTCTTCTCaaatcataacacaatagcatccacaatgtagtcgtttaagagttttggttaggggagattttctctctcattagtttttgtgtgtttttaaatattaggttttataatatgtaggccaattagccaaaacatataataattttatgttttttagtatgtttttctttattgTCCGATTTATTATTCTATACAAACTAATAGCTTCCGCGTGACGCCtcttgattttgaacccaacatcaAATACACGTTATTAcccataattaaaaaaaaaaaaatcgaaacaCTGAAGAGCACTTTTCAGTTTTGTCTTactccaaaaaattaatttttcagctGTCAAAGGATTATTTTTAAGTGAAGAAATAAATGGCTATATTTGGATGggaagagtaaaaataaaaataaagaatcaaatgAGATTCTATACCAAAAGAAAGAGATTCAAAAACTTTGAGATATCAAAAGGAATCAGTAGAATGAAATTCTATACCGAAAGGAATTTCCCGCGAATGACAAGGCTTAAAAATGTAGGAATATTTAAGTTGAATAGGAATATCtgattattttctttgaaaaaataaaaaaaacacacatcttaacttatcatatttataaactACTTACAAAACTTTTAACTAATTATGAAACTTTGTtggatgtatcgagagctaattatgtatctcgacagattcaaaattaaaaaaaaaaattcaaaacttaattATATATCATTACAaagaaaaatgtatcttcgttggatatattatgtatctcaacagacccaaaataaaaaaaatgtatcgggagtaattatgtatcttttataaaggaaaaaatgtatcttcgttggatgtatcaagagctaattatgtatctcgacagacctgAAATCGGGATTTCAATAATTATGCGAAATGtcaaaattttttgtaattaagcttCAAACTTCGGGATTTATATTGTTTGCaccttttttaaaatataaagatattAAAGGTAAcaaatttgaaagaattttttaaattttctctaaAGTTTTTGAACTTTGATTCagggaaaataaataaataaataaataaataaataaataaataaataagtaaataagtaaataaataaataaaacataagaacAAGAAGAGGATGAAAAATcagaagagagaaaaaacaataAAATGGATAGCTAAAAAGACAATAAAAATGATCTATTTATTCAGAGAATTGACACAAATGGGTTCAATTCTATATCAAAAGTATAGGTAAAACTAAAATCTTTAATGCATTTAAAAAGGTGATTTTCCACGTGAATGCTTACGTAGATTGGTCATGTGACAATTTATTCTACGTGGTGCGTTAGGTGACATTCTGTTGGAAAGATGGACATTTTTTAGCCATATATTTAACAGAgtggtatttttgagtcaaaaaactTTTTGTTTCATCTCAGATAGTTCGggatatatttgacccttttttattttataaatatggaGAAGTATAGTTTTAAGTTGTAATAGACAACCTTAAAAGTATATTTAGGattatttttcttaagaaaaatcaCACCGCTTGAAaatccaaataaataatttattcatttttgtcCCAACTTTCAATTCATTACCCGATTTAGACCTACTTTCACTTTTTATGTAGTAGACGAAGATAAAGAAAAGATCTGTAGATTCATGAGTCGTACCTTGCACAATTTAGATCTATCATTGCCAACTTTTTGCACCTTctcaataagatatttttgttTCTCATTTTCACATGTTCTAAGCATTTTAACCTCGCTTTCCACATCTTATATTCACCATAAATGTCACTTCCACCTTATCTTATATATCTTTGATTTTAATCTTAGTTCTCCTGGTATGCCCACACATTATCAAAgcatttcatttttattatttttattttctaaacctATGAGGTTTTGACTGGCAATATTTTGCCCCATATAATGTAGTTTTTATGACAACCACTAAGTAAAACTTATTTTTAGTCTCAGTGATGTATTATTATCTCGTAGGACATGGGTTTAGCCCTTATTTCATTCATCCAGTTTCATTATAACGTGTGACACCATCATCAATCTTTAGATTTACTTGGAGTGTTGACCTAAGATTCTTGAAACTTTCTCTCTTGTAAATGACCTACGTACCAGTCCTCATCACCACGTTCACCTCATTCAATTGTGATCgtacttgcattccacatactttGTGTTTAGTCTTGCTCAATCTAAATCTTTAGATTTTAGAGTCGATCGCACAACCTCCGGTCCATCGGCAACTTTGACATATTTTTCATCAAGTAATGCTATGCCATCTACAAATAATATATACCATGGTACATTCCCTTATATATGTTCTGTTAATTCATTCATCTCCAAGTCAAATAAAAGTGAACTAAGAGCTGATTTTAATACAACAATATCTcaatagaaaagtgttttgagTCTCATCCCACTGTTCTAACTTGATCTAGACTTCATTGAATGTCCTTTAATCTCTCTAATGTATGCCACGAATGCACATATATATAGACCAAACATCTCCATAAAACAACTCCCTCCCTTGAGACTTACTatatacttttttctaaatttaagaaCACCATAATAGTCCCAAAATAACTAACCCTAACatttcgtaaaataaataaatagacattCCCAACAAcaattatacataaaatatattctttttcattttggtTTCTCATCCGGTATCCGGTGCCTACATTGGAGCCGGATCGCGCGCGTTGTAGGGCCCATTTAGGTGGCagcactcccaacagagttttctccatatcaATGATCGAACCTCGACTCTCGACTTTCGATTAAGGATGAAGCAGCCCCATCCACTataccacaacccatgttggtatacataaaatatattcatAACTCATTTTATTAATCTTTAATGCTACACattttaaagaatattttttatttcaacaactaaattccaAAAAATAACCCGAACAAGGGAAACGTCAACGTCGAGAAAAAAAACACTCCTTTTGTCCCAAGATCGGAAGGGGGTTCACAAGGTGTCAGCAGAAACGTATATAAACAGTTTCTTTATCTCCCACAGAAATTTCAATGGAACCCGAAGGTAAACCAAACCctcctttttatcttctttcttccTAATTTTTGCTTAATAACCCATTAATCTATTTTAGGGCAACGAACGTCCTCAAATCCCTCGGCAGTACTTGCTGCTCTCTTGTCCAAAAGAGCCAAACTTCATGAAGATCTCCGAAACCTCGAAAAACAGGTCGAGAAATTTGTGGGGGGTTTTATTGTTTTTGTGTTTTATGTATAGGGTCAATGTTGGTTTCCTGAAATTTTAATTGATGATTTGCAGGTTTATGACATGGAGACTATTTACCTGCAGGATCCAAGTCAATGTGGAAATGTACTAAAAGGTTTTGAAGGATTTTTATCATCGTCTAAgagtactagcttgtaagttttAGTCAgtctgtttcaatttgtttgtgtGATTTTAACTTGACACCgtgtttaagaaagtaaaaaagtttttaaaatcttGTGGTTGAAGATAATGTAGAATGTGCACCCAAGGGTGTGTCGTACTGGTCAACAAAGTGGgtgagaaccatgaggtcttaGGTTCAAATACTAGTTGAGACCAAAAAACAACGGGGTGATTTCTTCTCGTCTATCCTAACCTGGGTGCATAGAGTTATTTGGTACCTGTTGTTGTTGGGAGGTATCGGGTATCTCGTGGAATTAGTCAAGGTGTGCGCAAGCTGGTCCGGACGCCACAATTATAAAAAACAAAGATATAtgaaatgtaccaaaatgcccttttatttgtcttaaacatgtcatgtggaaagttggaATTAAAGAATGGTCAATAGGAGAAAGAggcattctttttgaaatggactaaaaaggaaagtaagacaaatatATTGAAATGGAGGCAGTATTAACTTTTTGCTATTTGTTATAAGTTGTCCAGTTCTATCCTCTAGGCACGGTATATCTGCACACAAGTACAGTGTAAAATGAGAAAGGAGTTTTATCCCATTGCTACCTAGGTGTGAGGCAGCATAAGTAGGGTTCACCTAAGGATGGGTGTGGATAAAGGATTTAGTTTCATATTGCAACGAATTGCGCTTGAATAAAGTAGAATGGTGAACGGGTATGTAAAATTAATTTACTTGACCCCAACTATTTTGGAAATAAGACTAGTTGTTTCATAAGACCTTCTTTTTTTGGGATTAAGCAATTCATATTATAATAATTGTTGATGGCTTGGTTTAGAGAAATGAATATAGGTTTCGTTGTACTCTAGTGCTTCTTGTGTTGATTGCTTTCCTGCAGCGTTGTATGTTTGGATGAAAGGATTTCGAAGAGAAATGGAAAGAGTTGAGACTAAAAATCATACTGATTTTACGTTTATGCCAATcctgttctctctctctctctctctctctctctctctctctcctttctATTCCTTTCATGCCTGTCTTAAGAAGTAAGAAAAGTCAAGTCCTTAGTGTCTAGAGAATAGTGTAGTTCCATAATGTTTTGTAGTTGATATAACCAATTATACTGCAATATATTATGGTAATACTATGGACAAGTAATTTTTTGTTTACAAATGGTTAAATTAGTTACATGCACAACCGATTGATGGGCAGGAGTGTAATAGGAAGATTAAACCATAGGGTCAGAGTATGGGACAAAATTCTGATAGCCAATGTTTTGTGATGGATGTTGACAAGGAGGCAGAATACATCCAGATTACttttggcattttgatttttCTTCGTAAAAGGTGATTGTATATATCCACACAATGACAGAAAAGTTCATCATTGATGTCAATGAGCTAGTTTCGTGTTCACCTTGTTAGACTCATTATTGAAAGGCTTTGTTCTGCTGTCCATCTCTGTCTTTTCTCCTTTCTTTTCCAGAGAAGATGTATGGAAGAGTGTTAATCTTGTTGTTAATGTGTGAAATAACAATAGTCGCAATCTGTTTTCTTTTCAGAGATAAATTCTACAACATGAGAGTACCCACAACTTTTTAGACATTGGTATAAACCCAATGTTGTTGACATTTTAGTTGGGCTGATTGTGCTGAATAGATCCACATGATTAAGCGTTTCAGTTGTCAGTAGAATTCTAATAATTCCTGCACCCTAGGGGATGGACTAATAGTTGAAGGGAGGTCCCACGTTTTAATTGCAGCAATAACACTTGGTGTGGGCCCATTTCGTCTTGTCTTGTTGGCGGGATACTTTGCAATATGTGCTTGTGGGTTGGACAGTTCATCCAGTGGATTAGTCGAAATGCGTTCAAGTTAATCTGGACACCAGTGATATAAGGATCCTTCCCTCcatcctatttttgttatttactttgaCTCGCATGCCTATTATGAGACAAGTTGGAAAGATGAGTTGTTTAGTGGCTGTGAAGGAACATGTATGATATACATTTACTTCAGAATTTTTGgaatatacaacaacatacccagtatttACCCACAAAGTGGGTTCTGGGGTTTTTggaatataatataataaaatagcaaACATCTATTTGATGTTGGAAATGTTATTGAAACTGTTATTCTTTGGAAATAGAACAGTATCATCTTTAGTTTATTCCACTAATCCTCTGGTAATATAGTTATGTTTGTACAAATCTACTGAATCTCCCTTTATGttttaagtttcaaattttttggccATAATTTAAGGTTCACCAGTATGTTTCTTTATTGAAAGTACTTTTTTCTGTTTTGCAGCTTGAAACGGTCCAGGAAGTTTCAACCTGAAGATAGGCTCTTTTCTTTATCCTCTGTCACCTCACCGGCAGTATGTATTTTTCTGTATTTCTCAGCAAGGGGAAACATTTGAACGCTGTTGATGGATTTATATCTTAAAATCTTATACACTAGGAATCATAGCAGAGTTTCTGTGCATGGCATGCAAATTTAATTTGTCTTTAAGTTTATATCTGTCATTTCGCAAGATCATATGCTCTTTTCGCTGTTGTACCAATATTGGCCTTTGTTTCTTGTTAAGATTTATAGTTGATAAAGTTCGTTAGCTAATAGATTGTAACCCATTGACTATGTATGTCTATCTTTTAGATGTCTAGAGATTGTAAGGCAAGTTAGGGCGCTTCATATGAATGTCAAAAAGATTTATTAAAGATGACTAAAGCTAGAAATTCTTCATTGGGGCAACAACAGCAAGGTGTTCATTTGATCAGCACTCGTCTTTAACCACCTTCTTGGTTTATAGTCATGTTTTTAAGATAGAGATCTTAGTTCATTCTGTTTAACTTCAATGCAAAATTCTCCTTTTAGTACCATGTTAAAGCATAGGAAAGAAAAGAGAGCATAACATAAATGGAAAAAGGAAGGAATGAAACAGAGAATGTATCAATTTTCAGATGAATCACCAGAGAAGTAGATTAAGGGGAACAAGTCTTCTATCACCCATTTTAGTGGGTAGCGGCCGTCTAGGGGAAAAGGCTGTTTGAGCTTGTTCTTGGTTGAATAAGACAACAACATATTAGTGTAGTCTCACAAGTGGGGTCTTGGGAGGCTAGGATGTACGCAGACCTTGCCCTACCTTTGtgaagtagagaagttgtttccgataCACCCTCGCCTCAAAAGAACTGTAACTAAAGCaggattagaaagaaaataatGACAACAAAATAGAAAGATATTCAAAGCAAATGAGGCAACAAGTAGTAAATATTGAAGAATAAGATGCGATGCTAATACCAAAATAATACTACTAAAGGAGGAGAAGGTGAGAATAGGAGACTAATCCCCTTCCTCTCCCACATAAAGTACGATAACCCTCGGAAAGAAAAAGACCAGGTTAACTATAAGGAGAGTGGAAAAGAAAGAGAACATAGTCTACCAACTACCAAGCAACATATCAGACAGTCTCACTCTCATCCACGTAGTACgttcaaataataaaaagttctctttctaatcctatttaGATTCTATTGGGTGAATACAATCAAATACATTTGagcacaaaaaagaaaaaagatatttaGGTTAATTTTGCTTGGAAATAGCTCAGATAGCACTCTGAAGACATGACATTAGTTGCTGCTCGTGTATACTACTACCTTTCATCTATCCTTAAATTACAATTACCGAAACCTCAACTTGAAACTTAAATTGCAACTTCTGGAATCTCTCCTTTTAACCCCTTGATTTTCTCTGTCCAAAAGAGACCAAAAGTAAACGAGATAATTGAGAAACTACTGTCCATGGACTATGGTCGTGGAATGACACCTCAATGCATATTTCATCCAACATGAAGTTGTGGTGCTGATTCCATTTTTTCATAGAACATGAAAGTTGCATCTTTCCACATTTTCAGGCTGAGGAACAGGCTCTTGGTCGGGATGGTGGAGGGATATCTGCCAATGGCCCGTAAGTAGTGAATATTTATCCTATAACTACCGTCGTTTGAGGAGTAAAATAGACAGTTTCACTGCTTTTTCTCCTATACTTGACAATCTATTTTTCAAGTTCTAATACAATAGAGTACCCTGGTTTTTGTCTGTTATTGCAGAGGTAGACAAAGGAAGGGCAGGGGAGGTCCAAGAGATGCAAAGAGAATGAGGCATTCAAGTGAACCAGACTATGATTATGAAGATGATCCAGATCTAATGTAGGTTTATCAATCTGGAATGATGACATTGATCGTTTTTGACATGTACAAATATATTTGGCGGCCTAGAATTGTATTTCTTTAGCATTGACTGGTCATTATGTCGTATTGAGTCACCCCAGGAACAGCAGATTAAAAAGAAATTGTATCCCGGGTGAATATTTTGTTTCTCTGTTGCTATTATATGTTTTTGACAGCAACATTATATGAATGTTTTGTTTTCCTTGTTGAGTGTCATTTCAGACTTGGTTAAATCTTCTCCAGGCATGTGGGTTCTCGCCGGGaccaaaatttcaataaaatatacTGTGCTTCCAGATACATCTATAATATGTGCAACATATATTGTGGCACAAGTTTTTAATCCTACCTATGGTTGTGTATAGAACACTAGTAACTCATGATTCATGAATGATATTCTTCCAAGGGTGAAATTTAATGTACACTGAGTTACAATGTTTTGTTTGAATAAACTCAAATGTAGGAAATTTTGAATTACGTGACCAGATGGCGATCAGATGAATCCATGGATGCGGATTCCATGTGTTCTTTAGGTCCCGTGTGTTTTTTTGTCCTCTTTGGACCGTAACTCTGAGCTTCTACAATAGTTTTTTTTCCCTCTTGGAAAACTTATTGCTTTTCTTTTTGGGGGCTATCTAGTCTTCATGTTTAGGGgggaaaaaattcaaaagaaataaaggggaaaaagtctaaaatatacctaaattttgataaaatttgctgTAATGCGCCTGAACTCTGCAGGGGTTACATGACCCCATTAGACTATTTATTGGTGTATTTACTGACATTTATAAGCTAATAAATAGAtagaatttattaataaataaataacagaaTTTAGTGCAAATAAATATtagtaatataaataaataaataaaagagtttaGTGCAATTAAATGTCAATAAAATACGCTAATAAATAGTATAGGGGCTTCATAATATGCTAATAAATAGTCTACCATAAAGTTTATATGTGTTACactaaatttcatcaaaatttggatATATTTCTGATCATTttcccaaaaataaaatgaaaaaaagagccAACTTTCAATTTagctttgatttttgtgtttagCTGAATTTTTCAGTGAACGTGTCAATGAATCATGTGATCTAACTGTGGAGTAATATCTAAGGATCTAAGACAATTATACGAATGTTAAAAATAACGacaaaataacaatatcaaatttaaagaaagaatgcAATTTTAGAGAATTTTAGTACTGTAGTTTACtacttgaatttatatttattatctataatctatatctataatatattaaaagtataaaacccttacaaaagtgatttaaactttttgtccttcattaaaaaactctactatagacaaaactgtcttttcgttatttttctaatatttaaaacttaaaattcatttaaatttaattattaaaccTTTCCTTTTTTGATTTATATACCTTAAATTTTAGacttttaaattaataaaaatattaacttaACTAAATCTTTAAAAGAAAGTCAATTAGTTGAAAATTCTACAACGGCCAATTCCGTGAGCAATTAATATTGTGGTACAACTTACATAAAATACCATTGTGTTAAAGTATACCAAAgctaatctatatataatataatctctctctttctctctctctctatatataatattatataatattataaaagtgtgaaaaccttagaaaagtgattcgaactttttacccttcattaaaacactctcctttaaacaaaatcatcttttttatatttttttaaattataattatacataaatacaaataatatatatttttggaaaaatgaaaaatcatcattattaaaAGAGTCCTAATTATAGTACCTTATATttggtaaataaatataaatttgtcAAATTTGAAATAGAATTCAGCATATACACTAACATAATAAATTTGTCCTTTTTTTTGgacaatttctttatttttgaaaaaaaaggtctaaaaatgtgtataaattattttaaacttgaatttaacgtgtgtatatatgtgtatataactatatatagctTTTTGTACTTTtactatatttcttattttattttcattcaagtcggcctttaggatcaaaatttcctCTCAACAAAAATTGAAAGGTTAGttttaattgcattattttgatatatttattatcgtattgttttattttaatttacagatagtagatgaatgtcgatcggctttgtaGATTTTTTTGGGTAAAGGTTGGGTTtaactatattattttaatatctctattagtgtattgttttgtgatagtttacaggttgtagatgaatgtcgatcaactttgagaattttttgtgtgtaaaggttagatttaattgtattattttgatatttcttttatcgtattattttctTATAGTTTACAGGTAGAAGATAAATGTTAACtgactttgaatattttttttaaggtaaaaattagatttaattgtattgtgttgATATTTCtggtttgagatttttttttgttaagtctagatgtattgttttgatatcgctattttcatattattttgttgtagtttacaggtggttgATGAATGTCTGTCGGCTTTGAGGAAACCATTGTGTTAAAGTATACcaaaaataatctatatataatctctctctctctctctctctctctctctatatatatatatatatatatatatatatatatatatatatatatatataaaatattatataatattataaaagtgtgaaaatcttagaaaagtgattcgaacttttacccttcattaaaacactctcctttaaacaaaatcatcttttttatattttttaaaattataattatacataaatacaaataatatatatatatttgaaaaaaaaatcaccatTATTAAAAGAGTCCTAATTATAGTACCTTATATttggtaaataaatataaatttgtcAAATTTGAAATAGAATTCAGCATATACACTAACATAATAAATTTGTCCTTTTTTGgacaatttctttatttttgaaaaaaaaggtttacaaatgtgtataaattattttaaacttgaattcaatgtgagtgtatatatatgtatataaatatatatagctTTTTGTACTTTtactatatttcttattttattttcattcaagtcgGCCTTTAAGGTCAAAATTTCCTCTCAACAAAAATTGAAAGGTTAGttttaattgcattattttgatatatttattatcgtattattttattttaatttacagatagtagatgaatgtcgatcggttttgatgattttttttgggtAAAGTTTGGGTTtaactatattattttaatatctctattagtgtattattttgtgatagtttacaggttgtagatgatagtttacaggttgtagataAATGTCGATgaactttaaaaaaattttgtgtgtaaatgttaggtttaattgtattattttgatatttcttttatcgtattgttttgttatagtttacaggtagAAGATAAATGTCAACtgactttgaatattttttttaaggtaaaaattagatttaattgtattgttttgatatctatggtttgacaattttttttgtaaagtctagatgtattgttttgatatcgcccttttcatattattttattgtagtttacaggtggctGATGAATGTCTgtcgactttgaggaattttatttgtaaaagttagatttaattatattatttttatatatatttatcattgtTTTATGAAgttgtagtttataggtggtagatgaatgttgatcggATTTGAGAATtgtttggtaaaggttaggtttaattaaataaattctccatctttacatatttaaaagatgttgaatttaattattatactcatctttatcaatttaaataaacatcctatttagtgtaacatttgaatTTCATTAAAATGAGATACATGCACGAATCgcgtatacctaaactagtatacAAAAATAAGGCTATTTATAAACCGCCGAACTTGTTCCCTAAGCTTGTTAAGCTTGGCATCAAGTTGACAATTTGACCAACTAATTTTGActttcaaattcaatttgaatAAGTAACTTTggtattcaaattcaatttaaataTGTAACTCTTGGTGTTCAAGTTCAATTTGGCTACTAACTATTATCTCTTATTTATGAaattcacacatatatatgttaCATGGCATCCATATTATATAGCACTTCCCCCTGAATGTCCATTATAGATAATGTATCTAGTTAAAATCTTACGGGGAAAACCCAATAGGAAAAAacctagtgaagaaaaaagagtacacaaaTCTTGTAATACGCCTTTaatgttgcctcattaaaaactttaTCAGGAAAATTCGATTGACACAAAACTTTGATCAAGAAATAAAGAGAACAACGCGTATTTTGCTCCCCCTGATGAAAactttatttgataattatagACGACGCATTCCATCTTATATCTCAGCTTCTCAaatattgatgttgataatgtCTTAGTGACCAAATTCGTCAATTTGACAGCTAGTCAAatttgttgaacatttatttcacTTTTCTTCTCAAGATTATGAGTGAAGAAGAGCTTTGATGAAATACGTAttgtttcatctttttttaatGTATCAACCCTTCAACTGAGCTATACTTGCAATATTGTATTCAGACATTATAGTTGTAATATCTCTTTAAAAAAATTGCATATTTATTAAATATGTTGAGTGATTGATCTTAATCAAATACACTCCCAATCTTGCTTCACGAATGACTATTGTTTCTGCAAGATTTGAAGAAGTGACAACTATTATTTGCTTCATCGGATGCCATGATGTTGTTGTATCTCCATATGTAAGTAAATAACCCATCTGAAGTTAAATTTCATGTGTATGAGATAAATACCTTTTCAATGTATGTTCATTGACGGACAAATATTTCATTTGTCACACACTTTAAGTACACATCCAATAATATGTATTGTTAGATGCCTCATTAAAATCTTGTCAGAAAAATTCTGTGGGACAAAAACTcagtaaagaaaaaaagagtgcaaCACATATT encodes the following:
- the LOC107863829 gene encoding chromatin modification-related protein MEAF6 produces the protein MEPEGQRTSSNPSAVLAALLSKRAKLHEDLRNLEKQVYDMETIYLQDPSQCGNVLKGFEGFLSSSKSTSFLKRSRKFQPEDRLFSLSSVTSPAAEEQALGRDGGGISANGPGRQRKGRGGPRDAKRMRHSSEPDYDYEDDPDLM